The DNA region AAAGGAAATCTTGACCGTGTCGTCAGAATTGCTTGGGGAAACCGAGGGTGGTGCATTCAGGGGTGGATTTGCAGGAGGGAGATCTTCCTGTGAATTGCATTGGATAAGTTCTCGTGCCGTTTCTTCTTTATCGTCGGAGCTTCCGGACAGACCGTTTCTTATGGTTCCGAAAACAAGCGCCCCCTATCTTGCTCCCTTCTATCGAAGGATTCGCGAAGGATTCGCCCACGTCCTTGGATGTAGCGGATGCCGACGTGCTCTCCGGGATTCAGCTCTGCGGCATCCAGATCCTCTCGGCGATGCAGAACGGCATGGTTGCCTGCGATCTCCTGGACGACGTAGATGCCGGTCACCGCCTCGATTTTTCCGGTGTAAGTCCTGTCGCAGATTGCATCGGTAACGAGAACGTGCCGTGCGTCTTTTTGGGCGGCGTCCCAGGCCGCTCTGCGCTCCGACTGCAGGAATGCCCTCTCGGCAGAGGATACCACCACATTCTCCTCGACCCATCGTGGAATATCGGGAACCGATTCGACTATTTCCCCCTTCTCGGCACGCAGAACAAGCCTCGGCTCGGGTGCGTTCTCTATGGAGTTGTCGTAGATCCTTGCCTCGTCGGCCAGCTCGATGTAGCCCTTCAGTCTTTCACAGCCGCCTTCGTAGCGTTTGACGATATCCTTCTTGGGAACGTCATGGCCTCCCTTGAAGAATCTCCGCCGCACCCTGTCGAGATTCACCTCCGCACTCCTCGTGCCGACAAACCAGAGATGCACCCGGTAGCCGTTTCCCTGAGCCTGCCTCATAACGTTTTTGTAGCTTTCATTGTTCAGAGCCGTTTCAATCGCGAAGCTGATCCCTTGACGCAGATAGCTG from uncultured Fretibacterium sp. includes:
- a CDS encoding AAA family ATPase, which encodes MTLNRRELFIFAGPNGSGKSSFLSAQLPGGIIFLNPDIVSRNMAESKGLSPEEVQRTVYQGGHSLAALKRVRQIMGSYLRQGISFAIETALNNESYKNVMRQAQGNGYRVHLWFVGTRSAEVNLDRVRRRFFKGGHDVPKKDIVKRYEGGCERLKGYIELADEARIYDNSIENAPEPRLVLRAEKGEIVESVPDIPRWVEENVVVSSAERAFLQSERRAAWDAAQKDARHVLVTDAICDRTYTGKIEAVTGIYVVQEIAGNHAVLHRREDLDAAELNPGEHVGIRYIQGRGRILRESFDRREQDRGRLFSEP